Proteins encoded together in one Lathyrus oleraceus cultivar Zhongwan6 chromosome 5, CAAS_Psat_ZW6_1.0, whole genome shotgun sequence window:
- the LOC127085300 gene encoding 2-hydroxyisoflavanone dehydratase produces MASTTPTIPKTVTKEIITEMGTFISIFSDGSIERPIQSPFVPPVLNDPKTGHSSKDIVIPHNPAVSSRIYLPKITSPSSKFPILVYFHGGAFLFESAFSQLYHEHLKTLASQANIIIVSVEYRLAPEFPVTACYHDCWAALKWVSSHSNNTLNNPEPWLIEHGDFARVFIGGDSAGGNITHKIAIQAGTESLPCDIKILGAIMIHLYFHSSYPIGSEPIIEPQDNLFHQVWHLCYPNSPHGIDNPLVNPLGEGATSLEKLGCSRILICVAEKDKLRDRGVWYWKNVKKSGWNGKLELFEEKDENHVYHLLKPESESARKFIQRLVSFVQE; encoded by the coding sequence ATGGCTTCCACAACACCCACCATTCCCAAAACCGTCACTAAAGAGATAATTACCGAGATGGGAACATTCATCAGTATTTTTAGCGACGGTTCAATAGAAAGACCAATACAATCTCCATTTGTTCCTCCAGTTCTCAATGACCCAAAAACAGGACATTCATCCAAAGACATTGTAATCCCACACAACCCCGCAGTTTCATCTAGAATTTACCTTCCAAAAATCACAAGCCCATCTTCCAAATTTCCAATCTTGGTCTATTTTCACGGCGGCGCTTTCCTCTTTGAATCCGCATTCTCTCAACTCTACCATGAACACTTGAAAACCTTAGCATCACAAGCAAATATTATCATTGTGTCGGTCGAGTATCGCCTTGCTCCTGAGTTTCCTGTCACTGCATGTTACCATGACTGTTGGGCTGCACTCAAATGGGTATCTTCTCATTCCAATAACACCCTCAACAATCCAGAGCCATGGTTGATTGAACATGGCGATTTCGCTAGGGTTTTCATTGGTGGTGACAGTGCTGGTGGTAACATTACTCATAAAATTGCAATTCAAGCTGGAACTGAATCATTACCCTGTGATATTAAAATATTAGGAGCTATTATGATTCACCTTTATTTTCATAGCTCTTATCCAATTGGGTCAGAACCTATTATAGAGCCTCAGGACAATCTTTTTCATCAAGTTTGGCATTTGTGTTACCCAAATTCACCTCATGGAATTGATAACCCTTTGGTGAATCCTTTGGGAGAAGGTGCAACTAGCTTGGAAAAACTTGGTTGCTCTAGAATTCTTATCTGTGTTGCTGAAAAAGATAAGTTAAGAGATAGAGGAGTTTGGTATTGGAAAAATGTGAAGAAAAGTGGGTGGAATGGGAAATTGGAATTGTTTGAAGAGAAAGATGAGAATCATGTTTATCATTTGTTGAAACCAGAATCTGAGAGTGCTAGGAAATTTATCCAGCGATTGGTTAGTTTTGTACAAGAGTGA